The genomic interval CCAGGGGGAAAGCTAAGATAAATCTGTTTATTGCCTAGTTTGGAATAGGAGTATGTGCACATAAGATTTATGAAAAACATAACTGAGATAGCTGCATAACTAGTGATACTCTGCATGCTTAGATAGTTTCAAGTGGATAGATCAGATGCAAATGCACCCTGCAGATCAATATCGTGTGATAAAATAACACTGTTACTAAAAGGATTCACATACGCGAAAAAGCCGCATGCAAGATTCTGGCATTTATAGAACTTCCTCCCCCTGTTAGCCTCTGTATTAGCAGTTCGCAATACGCAGGGTTCTCGACATGATGTGCACTGTACTTGACCTGCGTGTGAAAATAGCTCAAGATCAATTCATGAGCTTGCATTACCTCTTCTTTTTCGTTGCCAGGCCAGCTGAAGATTGGCTTGCATAACAATTTGTAGACATTACTGAGTAGTACAGTCACCTGATGCATTTCCTGAGCTTTGGGTATGGGTTGAACGAAAACCTTGAGAATTCACAACAGGTGTTTGTCCGTTAGTAAATTGCACGGCTGGATGAAAGCTAGTATGTAAATCTTGCCTTGAAGACCCCTGCCTTACACCACTTGCAGTCTGGCTCTGATTTCTTGCTGTGAAACAACAAATATGATCATaaaatatacatgttttttAACAAATGACAACAAGACCTACTTTCGATATACTACCtcccttttttaatagatgatgccgttgattttttctcacatgtttgaccattcgtcttattcaaaaaatttacgtaattataatttatttgttatgagttgttttatcactcatagtactttaagtgcgatttatatcttatacatttgcataaattttttgaataagacgaatggtcaaacatgtgagaaaaagtcaacggcgtcatctattaaaagacggaggaagtagtaagcAAAACATGGGAGACAAAATAAGGTGAATCCACAAAACAAGCCTGTTTTAGATTCTATATATTTTGAGTTGCAATAAGCATAAGATTGCGATTACCCCTAATGAATCTAATTCTCTACAACTTGACTTGTAGAGGTTAAAAAGATGAACTCAACATTTTGCGGATACCTGGTGTTGCAGTCTGGCTATGACTTCCAAATCTACTTAATTCCATGAGCTCTTTGAGTATGTCATCACATCCACCAATACAACCTATAACAGCATGAAATATGTCCGAATCACCTTAGTATGTAACCAAACAAAAGATGTGTACGTGTTGAGAGGAAAGAAGGATTTGTTTTTTGGTCATATAAGTTTTAACTGAAAAACTAAAGTGAGTATGGAACTTCAATTGAAATAGGAGAGTATACCGAGGTGATCGACATCAAAATTTGGTGGAATATCCCTTCGCCGAAACTTAAATTGAATCTTATAAACCGGACCTGTAAATTTAACAGATTATCAATATTCAAAGGAGAATCAGCAAAGGAACAGTCCATCAGTGAAAATCATTGATCATACTAGTGGTACAATTTCAATAATTGGGGAACTAAATTATTCACCTGGAGCACAGGTAGGACAAACTTGATCAGTCACAGCAGCCCCTGAAAGAGATCGTGGGAGCCAAACTACATTTCTACACTGAAAGTTCAGGAAGACTATTAATATCAAAATTTTCGTCGGAGTTCAATTATTTTGGCTGCATTATTAGTTCCATATGCTCTTTTCTGGCAAGATTAATGAATTGTTTCTTATTTCCTTTTTTACTAACAAGAGGTCTGGTAACTAAGCAAAGCACACATGTTACTCACTTGAGGGAAGCCCCGACACCCAACCATAAATTCGCCAGTCTGaggaaagaaaagcaaagctCAAGCATGGACATAGTGCGACACTTCCAATATGCCTAAGCTTCAGAACCATTTCAAGAAAGAAAAGATGTATGGGAAGATAATTTACCGGCCTTTGCTTCAGAAACATTTCAGATTCATTGCATGCAGCACATGGTCTCACAGTTTCTATGGAGTTCTGTGTCTCATTGACCGGTCTACTTGACCTAGATCAAAAGTCAAAGTGAAGCTAGAAATTTGTAGCAATGAAAGAAGAAAGCCAAATGGATCCAATCAAACCTTGCAAAGAATGTTCCCATTGCATCAAAGAGTTTCACCTTGTTTGCCCTTGCCTGCATTATACCAATGATAAGTGGTTAACTACTAGATATAAACTCAGAGGTCAGAGCAATTCAATAGATGATGAACAGTTTCTATGCTTCACTTCCTGCGCCATATTGTTACTTTTATACATACATAAAAAAGAACTTACATCAAGAAAACAAGCCTTCATTTGCTGCAAACAATTCTCAAGTACTTCTGATTTACTCTTTGTACCAATGCTAACTGATTTCATATCAGCTTCCATCATTGATCTTAAATAAGGTTTCCAAAGCTCATACCTAAAATGACTTAAATTATTTCAAGAAACCAAACATATTACATGGGTTCAGTAAGTGAGGTTTAAGAATCAACTTACCCCATTTCATCGTAACCCATCACCAATGCCTCGCCCTGCatttagagaaaaaagaaacaaaagacaCGTGTGAAATTAGCAGATGAGCTTCATTTTCAGTACAATGGAGAAAAAGTATCTCATGGACAAGTACTATCTGCACtggagaaaaaatatattacagaGAACAGTATTTCCTGTGAACcggataaatatattttacaacCCACTAAACTTTTAGCGCATTTGACACTTTGGTGCTGCTGGTCTGTTGGATgatttggaaggagagaaaCACGCGAGTATTCCAGAATCAGAGCCGAACAGCGGGGTTCCTTTTTGGCGCAATTAAAGACGAAGCAGCGATCTGGAAAGAAGCTGGGGTTTTCAATGTTTTAGGAGAGTAACAACCTTCTGTAActtgtattttttctttttaggaagTTGCCGCTGTGGCAACATCCTTTCACTTCGACAGCCTCTTGTCGAAGTCTGAAACTTGTAAATACTCCTTTTCTTAAGTAAAATTGGTCCGCCTATCTTAGGCCGGCCTGGCTAAAAAACCCACTAAACTTTTGCCGGGTCGGCACAACCCCCAAAACTGTCTTATCAGGACTAGTCCAATAGAAATCACAGAAGGTATATGTAACGGAAATAAATAGAATATGTCATTAGAAGTAATACTTTCAGCTATTTTCTCCAAAAGTGTGGATGCATTACGTATGACTATAAGCATGAAAAATGTTGATGAATCTGACATTCAAAAGAAAAGCTCAACACAAGGGAAGAGACGTCCCAAACGCATTGCATTTAAGGTCAAGAAAATGCCCCAAAAGCCGGGTCTTACTCGTACGGGAACTCGTTGACACAGCCCGTGTCTTAACCTGTACTTTAGGGGAACACAACAACAAggggcattttttttctgtgagaACCAATGTTCAAGCCCTGGTTGGTAGCCCTGGTTCTCAATAGAATCCTTACTTTCATACCAAACAGCAGTGCCCACATGATAATAAGAGATTTCTTCAGAAAAGCAATGGAGTTGTTGTGGTAAAAAAATCATCTGGGCAACATGCTACTACAGAGTATTATATTTGAAATGGGAATTCTGTTTATTTATCTTATGTTATGACTTAAGGTATGACTATCTGCACACAGGCTTAATATAATTCTCTCAATGCGGGCAAAAACTTATATTCAGAATATTCTAGCCAGGTAATCAAACAAATTGTATTATCATAAGATGAGATTAGATAGCTGAAGTTCTGTTAGATGCCATGTCATAATAACACTAACATGTAAATAATTGCAAACAATGAATATTGTGCTACATGCAATGATCTAATGAAAACTTAGTTGTGATGAAACATACTAGATTTGTTGGGGAGAACCGTGTATTTGCATCTTTGGTTGCATAACAACGGTCAAGTAACTTTTTTATGTGATCATGCATCGTTGCATCAGTGCCAATTCCTGCCTGGAAGCGAAAGGAGTCAATCAGTCAAATATTTTAGTGGCACAACTCAATATACATATGATATTGCCACAAGAAAATATTATGTTGCAGATTGACAAGAAGTGTACTTTATCCATACAACCAAGGAGGTCAGCTTCAGCAAGCAGAGGAGGTGGGCGAGTCATTCCAGAATCAAGCGTTAAAGTTGTTGGAACAAACTGCAAGGTCATCAACTCCTCATGGTAAACAACTAAAAAGCAACCAGAatattctttcaaaaaaaatgaacaactgATTCATATATACTGCAGTTACTAAATATTGAGCAAGCAATGCATACAAATTGTAGCGACTAATACACTGCTATACAGAATTGCACAGTTTCCCTATAAATCACCAACTGTTACAACATATCAGAAGGATCAATTTTTTAATTGGGAATATAAATTTACAGTCATCCTTAAATTGCAGGCTTTTATAAGAACATTCCACACAGGTATTTTTACCCACATAGCACAGAAGACACTATAAAATGAATGAGAAAGTGTTGGTACAAATGAAGCAAACCTGTTGTCCAATGATGTATGTCGGAAGTAATGTACCGCCCCATGAGTCAAACCGATATACGTCcaaataatttttctagaagagagtatataacatattttatagGACATGCAGAAAAGGAATTTTGCCATAAGTAACCCAGAAATGAAATAATCCTATTGCACTAGAACTAACGTTAGAAAGGAAAATGTATTCTGGAGTATTAAATTAAAGACACTGCATTCCTGAACTCCTGGGCACAGCATTTCCACCTGTACCAGCAGAAGGTCCATTTCCTAAATATGCTACCTAAATACCTGGCAATGTAAACAGTTAAGCATATTGGCTGTGTAATTCACTTTCTATTTAAATGCTCCTCCTTTCTTTCCCTTCCAATAAATATCAAAGCAGTTAAAGTACATCAAAATTGGCAAAGTTAAATTTTTCATGAGTTCTCCTAGCATTTCATTCTTGTTTACTGACTAAACATTTTATCATCCTTTATGTTTCCCTTCCCAATAAATATTAATTGCAGTGCACCACAACTGGCACAGTTAATtgttttatgaattttttttttcagaacaatGCTATTAAAGAACCAATTAATGTAAACTAAAGGAGGAATGGCAACCCAAGACTCACATTGAAGCTTCAACACAAAGAAGACGCTTCTCAGAGCTTAAAAGTTAAGACTATGTCACCTCTGTACATAAGATCAAGCTGTTTCTATTACTGATTGAAATACACTTTCTCCTACTCTTGTTTACCAGATTTATTAGTGGAGCAAAGTGTTTAAAGAACTAAAGAACAAGCAGAATTAGAGGTATAGGATATGTAACATATTTACATGTCCTGTATGGATACTGCCTATTTACACGTTTGCAACACCTATGAAACAATAGACGATTCCAGCAAGGTTTGAGGATGCTCACAGCAAGAACAACGCGCCCTGATGCATTGAACTGTTCACTAGCAATGTCAATTTCCACAGTTGTTTCAGCTCCAACTGCAGGTTGGGAGCAACAAGCAAGGAAATGGCGAACAACAAGCTCATACAATTTCTGGACACAAGAAGACAAATATGAAGAGTTTTATTACACACTTGTAGAGCATAAGAAATACTgcctttaaaaaatattaaaaatgctATAGTATCTGCTATATAGGAAAGACACATACTTTGTGATTATCAGTCCAATTTGTTTCCCCAGCTGAAAATTTTGTTGGATGAATAGGAGGATGTGCCTTGTCATCGTGACCACCATTGCTGGGGTTTCTCCAAAGTCTTGCTTCAGGATCCAAAAGACGCTGAGCATATGTTCCCCAATTTGGATGAGCCACTTGTTCATGTACGATGGACTACATCAAAAGTACCCAAACATGTCggaaaaaatagatatattctttttgaaaaaacaaacaaacaagggAAGGTTAAAATGGTATAACCATCGCAGGTATTTATCAGAGTGTAGAAAACGCTTTTAATATTTTCTAGTGGCATTTCATGAATGACATATGATTAGAATtttataaatcaaatatttaaacGTGACGGGGATCATCATGTGTTAGCATATCCACACAAAATGAAAAGGGGAAccaattaccaaaaaaaaaagtaacaaacCAATTACTCTCTCTGTTCCCAGATATAAGTATTTATAGGTTGTTTAGAAAAGATTAAGGGTTTAGGGGAAACTCAAATGCCCTTGCTTGGATTCCCTCCCAATCATCTGACTGGCTGAAATTGCTTAGATTCCCCTACTTTGAAAACTGTGTCCAAGataatgcttatatttgtgtaCAAAGTTTGAATTGCTATATATGCTTATATTtaggaacagagggagtatttgactTTGAGAACATGTTCTTTATCATGTAAATTATGTAAAAATGAAAGTTATAGGTGCAAATATTCAATAACATGTAATCCGAATCATCAAACCATGAAATAAGAATGGACAAGAGGAACTAGTAAATTTGAAAACATACATGTAGGTCAGTGTTTGGAGAGAAGTTATCAGTCTCTGTCCTGGGATAACTAATAAATCCAGCTTGATAAAGTTCCTCAGCCACCTGATATAGACAGGACAAGAGAGCACTCAGCAAAACAATCAGTTCAGTGATATGTGGCCATAATTGGCTAGCAAAACTGTTCTAGGTATACAAGGTTACCAAAATAGAATTATTTTTAACACCTTCATTGTGTGCTCGGAACTCATTCTGAAGTACCTAGAGGCACGTTTCTGAAGCTCTATGGTACTTAGTGGATATGGGGGGTATTTTAGTTTCTCTTGATTCCTTACATTTTGCACCTGCAGGGAAAAAATACAACTAAACTGGTACTTTTGTTCTGTCATCAAAGATACTTATCGTTATTATTTCGTGAACACTGGTGTTGAAATAAAAGATGTCAAGGGCTCACTGTCGCCATTGGTTCTTCAACACACATTTCATAGATCACAACAGCAGATGAGTAATCAAACAAATGACCACGTCTGCCAAACAAGAAATAATCTCAGATGACGTTTGTAATGAAAGAATCAGTACAACATGTCGAGTGCATCTTACATCCAACCAAAAGATGCAGTGCCTTCATCTGAAGTGTGGGAACAATTTATTGTCCAGAACTCTTCAGGTTCATGAGCTTGAATCTCCCAGAAACGCTCAACAATAAATCCTAGGGTTGGAAACTGCAATGCAAAGAACATGTTACACCAAGATGAAAGTAGGCATCATTTAGTATCTTCTGTTCATACTCTATAGTGAAGTACCTGGCAAGGACCATAACTCAGAATTATATTCCTATCATCACCAGTGTCATCAAGAACAAATGCATCTTTCAGCAGCATTGTCTGGAACCTTGTGAAGGAGGCACCGATGCGAAGGTCAATTTCCTGTACAAAATTCTTAATAATCATCGGAGATCTTCAAGACAGTAAGAAGGTGCAAGAAAATGCTTTTCATTTGAGAAGAATAATATAAGAAGGAGAAAATATACTGTCGTCCCATTCCATTCCTATACCAGTACAAAAGCTATAATATTATAGTCAGAACATGTGGCAGAGGCTCTTCGAGGACCTTAGTTTGCTAGAGTTGCTGTAGTACTTCTCAGTAGATGTGATGCAAGAGAATGCAACATCAACAAAGGTTGGAATGATAATTTAATTACCTGTCTTGCATCAACAGCATCAGCAAAGAGCTTGTTGGGTCTGTCAAGATGTTGCACAGCTTCATGGATTTCCCTGCAGTTTCATTTCTTTAAGACATTAACAGGAGATTTGGGATGAGTGTGGGACTGTGGGTCGGGTTTATCCAGTCAACTTGAACACCATAGTTCATCTCCATACAACTAACTCAAAGTAACACCAATCGGGCCGGATGTGAAGTGAATGGGGATACCCGTGCGATGCAGGAGATGGATATGCCATCTTTGCAATCAAGAAGAGAAAGTCATCAGTAGCAACAAATACCTGTCAATCAAAGCTGAGAAACGAGCTCTCCAAATGTTGAGGCGGCTGTTGGCACCTGCGCATATATCAATCACTTCATATGCGATATTCTCACCCTCTCTATCACAATCAAGCCAAAGCACAAGCCACTGACACTTCCTGGCTTCCTCTTCCAATGTTCTTTTTATGTCTTGCTTATcctgcaattaattaaaaaaatgaatatacctcagctgaaaaaaaaagaaactggaGCAGTAATTATAACTTCATTACCATCAGACCATACCACTAGCATCAAAACACAAAAACAGATCACGTGTTTGGCCAAATAGACAAATGAGCATGGTCATTCTCAGCAATTTAAGGCATGCCTGCATGTTACCCAATAAATCCATCTAAGATAGGAGATTCTAAAAAGACAAAAGGAAAAGATACATAGGCAATCTATCAGATCAATGATGACTATGGAGAAAACATACTGCTACACCAAATCACATACAACAAGCAAGCTCCAGCATGGTTGTGGCAGTGCAACCGACAAAAAGAGTAGCATCTTGTTCTCCTGATGCTGGAAGAACGGAAGAATGAGAGGAAACTTGTATAGCTGTTTAACTTCTGCCTCTAGTTTAGTAATTTTTCTGCAAGATAAATGATGTTGTAGGATAAACTTTAATTTCAGAACAAAAGCCCGACTTCCTGAGGCCTGAGAATAGTATCTGCCAGGGTGTTCATATAATCATACTAGGTCGGCCAGCCCGGCATACAACTACCCTCTTATACCAGCAATAGCAAGTATAGCCTTCAGTTTTTCAAAATAACCAAATAGGACAGTTTATGCATTACTGTATCCCTCTTCCTATCACAATAACAATAACTTAATGTATCACATGTATAGTACAACACACAGACGTATATGACTGGAACCAGATTGCTGCTGCGCAACAGTGCAAATGACCAGCAGCACTAGTGGTTCCCAATTCAAAAACGAGTAGCAATCACGCAATGTCCCCCGATCAAGCTCCTGAAGAACCCTAGAATAGAGTTCCTTAAGTGCAGTACCCTAAACAAAATCAGCAGACGCATCCATTGATAGTACAAATCAGGTACTCATTATTAGACCCTCAGGCCCCCACGAACTGGAATCCAGGTACAGTACACCACCAAACGCACGAACATAAACTAGTCAACGAAATTTCAGTGCCGCACATTTCACCGTGAGTTAAACACAGCCAACTCCATGGACGCAAGACACTAAGAGACCACACCATGCAAAAAACGACACGTGACTGGTGAGGGCACAATTCACAGGACACCGCGCGTTGCGCACCAACTGTTCGGAGAAATGGGTAGCAGGAAACAGAGAGCCGTACCTGGGGTACGGACTTGCGAACGGGGGCGTGGAAGAGATCAGCGGGGTCGCACGAGTGCCAGCGGCGGAACCGGTCGTCGAACTCGAGCTCCATGAGGTGCCCCGTGACGGAGGTGACGAGCATGTGGCAGGCGCGGCCGCCGATGGAGTAATCGAACTCGAAGACGCGGTTGTACCGTGACCGCCCCTCCCGCGACCGCATCCCGCCCGACGGCCGCGACAGGATCTCCGCGACGGACTTCGCCACCGACGGCTTCTCCGCCACATTCAGCACGCggatcgcgccgccgccgccgccgtggtgcatCGCGAGAGGAGGCGCAGGCTACGCTCTGGGAGGGGGAGAAaccggagggaggaggcggcgatttCGGCCTTACCTTTTCGAAATTTTTGGTTCTGAGCGCGCTCTCGAGAGCTAGGTCGGTTAAGCTTTTCACGAGAGAGAGCTGGGCTTTCGAGCTCAATTGTTCAAAGGCCCATGAATAAAATGGATATGGGCTACATTTGGCCCATTCAATTTTCGCCAGCGTATTACGCGGATTCGACTTCGAGTCATCCTGAACTTTTTTGGGGTGGAGCCGTCAATTGTGAATTCGACCATTCAAGCTGCATCCTCTTTAACATGAAGAAAACGAGAGATTTAGCATTCCTTACTGAGCCTTGGAGAGCACGGAATAGTATTGAATGATCATGCACTTAAAACTCTGGAATGTTGAAACTGTGAAAGGGATTTCGTATGAATTCTACACGAAGACTCTCTTATGCCAAAGGTCAAGCTCTCTTATGCGAAGGTCAAGGTTTACAATTACATGACAACCACGTGATGAATGGTTTTGCAAGTCGTAGCTGACCGCGACTACGCGTCGAGCCCTCGGGTAGGCACATCGAAGCTGGACACACAAGGAACCAAACGCGCTCAAGAGCATTATAAATTTATACAACATATGAACATATACGTGTTGACACAGTCTTTATATTCACCCCAGTTTTTCAGCCTTCGTAACTCGCCTTCCACAAGAATTCAGAACATACCAGGAGGTCAGCTGCTCAACTATGCCGATCAGAAGACAGCAAGTTCTGCCTCTAGCTCTCATTTTCATGCTGATCTTCAGCACCACAATCACCATCAGTCATGCATCCAGATTGCTGGGAGCGAGATCGCAGCCACGACAGGGAAGCACGGTGTTCTTAACTTCAGCAAAGCCAGGTGCATCTGGATGCACCAATGATCCTAACAATCCTGGAAGAAGATGCCAAACACCATGAGAGCTTTGAAACATGTACATGTacaatattcattttttttctttcttttctgttcttttCCTGTTCTTCTAGAGGTTATTCTTAAGGAGCCCTTTTAACCCTCCACAGCCAATTCATTTGTTCTTTTTGTACAGAAGTTTTGGTTGCCCTGATTTGTGCAGAGTTGTTTTCaatatgacattttttttataattgtttTGAATGTTACCTTTTCCTGAACTCACTTGCCGTTTCCTTCTGATCAATCACGTTCTGTTGATCGTGACTCCTTAGCAAGCAGTACTCGTCTGTCTGTATCATGGCATGACTAAAGAAACATCTTTGACGTAAGGAAGATCCAGTAATAGCAACCTCGCAGATCATTATGGAATCTGTATGTTATATGTAGATATCTCAGACATCACGATGCTTTGTGTACTAATATCTCTCACCAACTAGGATTTTCCAGTGATCTTCCAAACTTCTGGTTCCCTGAACAGGAACAAACAACTGAAGTGAAGATAAGTAATTAATACAAGTGAGAATAAACTGTACAGTCATTGCCAAATTGAATCCTTTTCCTGATCTCAAACGGTGGTTCAGATCACTGTGGGACTACACAATGTACTACCACTACACAATGTCTTGACAaaacatagaagggaggaagcacagttttttttttttttttttg from Oryza glaberrima chromosome 3, OglaRS2, whole genome shotgun sequence carries:
- the LOC127767870 gene encoding DNA topoisomerase 3-alpha isoform X2, translating into MHHGGGGGAIRVLNVAEKPSVAKSVAEILSRPSGGMRSREGRSRYNRVFEFDYSIGGRACHMLVTSVTGHLMELEFDDRFRRWHSCDPADLFHAPVRKSVPQDKQDIKRTLEEEARKCANSRLNIWRARFSALIDREIHEAVQHLDRPNKLFADAVDARQEIDLRIGASFTRFQTMLLKDAFVLDDTGDDRNIILSYGPCQFPTLGFIVERFWEIQAHEPEEFWTINCSHTSDEGTASFGWIRGHLFDYSSAVVIYEMCVEEPMATVQNVRNQEKLKYPPYPLSTIELQKRASRYFRMSSEHTMKVAEELYQAGFISYPRTETDNFSPNTDLHSIVHEQVAHPNWGTYAQRLLDPEARLWRNPSNGGHDDKAHPPIHPTKFSAGETNWTDNHKKLYELVVRHFLACCSQPAVGAETTVEIDIASEQFNASGRVVLAKNYLDVYRFDSWGGTLLPTYIIGQQFVPTTLTLDSGMTRPPPLLAEADLLGCMDKAGIGTDATMHDHIKKLLDRCYATKDANTRFSPTNLGEALVMGYDEMGYELWKPYLRSMMEADMKSVSIGTKSKSEVLENCLQQMKACFLDARANKVKLFDAMGTFFARSSRPVNETQNSIETVRPCAACNESEMFLKQRPTGEFMVGCRGFPQCRNVVWLPRSLSGAAVTDQVCPTCAPGPVYKIQFKFRRRDIPPNFDVDHLGCIGGCDDILKELMELSRFGSHSQTATPARNQSQTASGVRQGSSRQDLHTSFHPAVQFTNGQTPVVNSQGFRSTHTQSSGNASGQVQCTSCREPCVLRTANTEANRGRKFYKCQNLACGFFAWEDDVENSAPRGRGGRGRGGRSGSRQSSASASAGRRGGTQGRGRRGRGRNADGMMFVAATGEPVYGSCFICGDPTHFANVCPNLGR
- the LOC127767870 gene encoding DNA topoisomerase 3-alpha isoform X3 — translated: MDKQDIKRTLEEEARKCQWLVLWLDCDREGENIAYEVIDICAGANSRLNIWRARFSALIDREIHEAVQHLDRPNKLFADAVDARQEIDLRIGASFTRFQTMLLKDAFVLDDTGDDRNIILSYGPCQFPTLGFIVERFWEIQAHEPEEFWTINCSHTSDEGTASFGWIRGHLFDYSSAVVIYEMCVEEPMATVQNVRNQEKLKYPPYPLSTIELQKRASRYFRMSSEHTMKVAEELYQAGFISYPRTETDNFSPNTDLHSIVHEQVAHPNWGTYAQRLLDPEARLWRNPSNGGHDDKAHPPIHPTKFSAGETNWTDNHKKLYELVVRHFLACCSQPAVGAETTVEIDIASEQFNASGRVVLAKNYLDVYRFDSWGGTLLPTYIIGQQFVPTTLTLDSGMTRPPPLLAEADLLGCMDKAGIGTDATMHDHIKKLLDRCYATKDANTRFSPTNLGEALVMGYDEMGYELWKPYLRSMMEADMKSVSIGTKSKSEVLENCLQQMKACFLDARANKVKLFDAMGTFFARSSRPVNETQNSIETVRPCAACNESEMFLKQRPTGEFMVGCRGFPQCRNVVWLPRSLSGAAVTDQVCPTCAPGPVYKIQFKFRRRDIPPNFDVDHLGCIGGCDDILKELMELSRFGSHSQTATPARNQSQTASGVRQGSSRQDLHTSFHPAVQFTNGQTPVVNSQGFRSTHTQSSGNASGQVQCTSCREPCVLRTANTEANRGRKFYKCQNLACGFFAWEDDVENSAPRGRGGRGRGGRSGSRQSSASASAGRRGGTQGRGRRGRGRNADGMMFVAATGEPVYGSCFICGDPTHFANVCPNLGR
- the LOC127767870 gene encoding DNA topoisomerase 3-alpha isoform X1, translating into MHHGGGGGAIRVLNVAEKPSVAKSVAEILSRPSGGMRSREGRSRYNRVFEFDYSIGGRACHMLVTSVTGHLMELEFDDRFRRWHSCDPADLFHAPVRKSVPQDKQDIKRTLEEEARKCQWLVLWLDCDREGENIAYEVIDICAGANSRLNIWRARFSALIDREIHEAVQHLDRPNKLFADAVDARQEIDLRIGASFTRFQTMLLKDAFVLDDTGDDRNIILSYGPCQFPTLGFIVERFWEIQAHEPEEFWTINCSHTSDEGTASFGWIRGHLFDYSSAVVIYEMCVEEPMATVQNVRNQEKLKYPPYPLSTIELQKRASRYFRMSSEHTMKVAEELYQAGFISYPRTETDNFSPNTDLHSIVHEQVAHPNWGTYAQRLLDPEARLWRNPSNGGHDDKAHPPIHPTKFSAGETNWTDNHKKLYELVVRHFLACCSQPAVGAETTVEIDIASEQFNASGRVVLAKNYLDVYRFDSWGGTLLPTYIIGQQFVPTTLTLDSGMTRPPPLLAEADLLGCMDKAGIGTDATMHDHIKKLLDRCYATKDANTRFSPTNLGEALVMGYDEMGYELWKPYLRSMMEADMKSVSIGTKSKSEVLENCLQQMKACFLDARANKVKLFDAMGTFFARSSRPVNETQNSIETVRPCAACNESEMFLKQRPTGEFMVGCRGFPQCRNVVWLPRSLSGAAVTDQVCPTCAPGPVYKIQFKFRRRDIPPNFDVDHLGCIGGCDDILKELMELSRFGSHSQTATPARNQSQTASGVRQGSSRQDLHTSFHPAVQFTNGQTPVVNSQGFRSTHTQSSGNASGQVQCTSCREPCVLRTANTEANRGRKFYKCQNLACGFFAWEDDVENSAPRGRGGRGRGGRSGSRQSSASASAGRRGGTQGRGRRGRGRNADGMMFVAATGEPVYGSCFICGDPTHFANVCPNLGR